Proteins encoded together in one Bradyrhizobium sp. PSBB068 window:
- a CDS encoding FAD-dependent oxidoreductase → MPVNRRDFLSASAGLALAPVLGGRALAAPLPREADIVVIGAGAAGIAAARRIAAANRKAIVVEASGQVGGRCQTDASTFDVPFDRGARWMHNPETNPMIRLARSAGLDIVTAPAGQKIRIGRRYARPGETEEFLAALVRANRAIDDASRKADIACAAVMPKDLGDWAGTAEFLLGASFSGKDLKDLSAVDKVRAQDRNTAIACRQGLGALIAKLGEGLPLVLSTPAQRILWSNRDVAVETASGKIVARAAIVTVSSNVLASGNIKFAPELPKRSLDAVAKLGLGSYDRIALEIPGNPLGLSHDDVIIEQSNSTRTALLYGNIAGSSLCTIDVAGSFGRELSAQGEKAMAAFAVEWLTRLYGSEVGASIKKTSATRWNAQPFIQGAMSAAAPGAQFSRRILTEPIGAMYLAGEATHETLWGTVDGAWESGERAADAALRRIGGVKEAAPETPAPAAKHKRRTPRSAEPMN, encoded by the coding sequence ATGCCCGTGAACCGCCGCGATTTCCTGTCGGCGTCCGCAGGTCTTGCGCTGGCGCCGGTGCTGGGCGGGCGGGCGCTTGCTGCGCCGCTGCCGCGCGAGGCCGATATCGTCGTGATCGGCGCCGGTGCCGCGGGCATTGCCGCGGCGCGACGGATCGCCGCCGCGAACCGCAAGGCGATCGTGGTGGAGGCATCCGGCCAGGTCGGCGGCCGCTGCCAGACCGACGCATCGACATTCGATGTGCCGTTCGACCGTGGCGCGCGCTGGATGCACAATCCCGAAACCAACCCGATGATCCGGCTGGCGCGTTCCGCGGGCCTCGACATCGTCACGGCGCCTGCGGGCCAGAAGATTCGCATCGGTCGGCGCTACGCCCGCCCCGGCGAGACCGAGGAGTTTCTGGCGGCGCTGGTGCGCGCCAATCGCGCCATCGACGACGCCTCGCGCAAGGCCGATATCGCCTGCGCCGCTGTGATGCCGAAGGACCTCGGCGATTGGGCCGGCACCGCCGAATTCCTGCTCGGCGCCAGTTTCAGCGGCAAGGACCTGAAGGATCTCTCCGCCGTCGACAAGGTGCGCGCGCAGGACCGCAACACCGCGATCGCCTGCCGGCAGGGCCTCGGCGCGCTGATCGCGAAACTCGGCGAGGGGCTGCCGCTCGTGCTGTCGACGCCGGCGCAGCGCATTCTGTGGAGCAATCGTGACGTGGCGGTCGAGACGGCTTCCGGCAAGATCGTCGCACGCGCCGCCATCGTCACCGTGTCGAGCAACGTGCTGGCGAGCGGCAATATCAAGTTTGCGCCCGAGCTCCCGAAGCGCTCGCTGGATGCCGTCGCGAAACTCGGCCTCGGTAGCTACGATCGGATTGCGCTTGAGATTCCCGGCAACCCGCTCGGGCTGTCGCACGATGACGTCATCATCGAGCAGAGCAATTCGACCAGGACCGCGCTGCTCTACGGCAACATCGCCGGCTCCTCGCTGTGCACGATCGATGTCGCGGGCTCGTTCGGCCGCGAGTTGTCGGCGCAAGGCGAGAAAGCGATGGCTGCGTTCGCGGTGGAATGGCTGACCAGGCTCTATGGCAGCGAGGTCGGAGCATCCATCAAGAAGACCAGCGCGACGCGCTGGAATGCGCAGCCCTTCATTCAAGGGGCAATGTCGGCCGCAGCCCCCGGCGCGCAGTTCTCGCGCCGGATCCTGACCGAGCCGATCGGTGCGATGTATCTGGCGGGTGAGGCCACCCATGAGACGCTGTGGGGAACGGTCGACGGCGCCTGGGAGAGCGGCGAACGCGCGGCCGACGCCGCGCTGCGCAGGATCGGCGGAGTGAAGGAGGCCGCGCCGGAGACGCCGGCACCTGCCGCCAAACACAAGCGCCGCACGCCGCGATCGGCCGAGCCGATGAATTGA
- a CDS encoding glycosyltransferase family 39 protein, translating to MAAASEKHPARWRRPFNIWLEGIETGWSIPLLLALFVAVWTAYLVVAYLGAGLHPDVLETWTLGRHLAWGYHKHPPMMGWITRGWTAVFPLTDWSLQLMAMVNAAVALWAVDLISRRFVRGEKRVIVLLLAMLLPVYQFHAQRFNANTVLLASWPLATYCFLRAFEAPRQLGWAIAAGAACALAMLGKYYSIFLVASFVFAAVLHPDRRRYLLSASPWISTLAGMLVLGPHLHWLATTGATTFDYALAHAGVDHVAALWEVAYFITGLIAALSVAAVTWVFIAGQRLAQLPADFRAMNPGLRLLLLVAIGTILFPAIVSLAIGTDLPSLWAVQGLFLFIVLIVCGTSYPIERFYAVNLTVMVAGIAILAVAAGAPIHALYRHAYGYEEGRSFYHAIATELTARWHHAVGTPLVSVSGDDALAFAAAFYSPDHPFYARPFAYQYTWGLPRKTTLDRGWAALCFADQADCLSWMARTASRATNLFRSEFDAQATLLGRPGRTRRVVLLIVPPSRETAPVQPGVEDFSSSRRTRD from the coding sequence ATGGCCGCGGCGTCGGAGAAGCATCCGGCGCGCTGGCGCCGTCCATTCAACATCTGGCTGGAGGGAATCGAGACCGGCTGGTCGATCCCGCTGCTGCTCGCACTCTTTGTCGCAGTCTGGACGGCGTATCTGGTCGTCGCCTATCTCGGCGCCGGCCTGCACCCCGACGTGCTCGAGACCTGGACGCTCGGCCGGCACCTCGCGTGGGGATACCACAAGCATCCGCCGATGATGGGCTGGATCACCCGGGGATGGACCGCGGTTTTCCCGCTGACCGATTGGTCGCTGCAGCTGATGGCGATGGTCAATGCAGCCGTGGCGCTGTGGGCGGTCGACCTGATCTCGCGCCGCTTTGTCCGTGGCGAGAAGCGGGTGATCGTCCTGCTGCTGGCGATGCTGCTGCCGGTGTATCAATTCCACGCCCAGCGGTTCAACGCCAACACGGTGCTGCTGGCATCCTGGCCGCTGGCGACCTACTGCTTCCTTCGCGCGTTCGAGGCGCCACGGCAACTCGGCTGGGCGATCGCGGCCGGCGCGGCCTGCGCGCTCGCGATGCTCGGCAAATATTATTCGATCTTCCTGGTCGCGAGCTTCGTCTTCGCGGCCGTGCTGCATCCGGATCGCCGCCGCTATTTGCTGTCGGCCTCACCCTGGATCTCCACGCTGGCCGGAATGCTGGTGCTCGGCCCGCATCTGCACTGGCTCGCCACGACTGGAGCAACGACATTCGACTATGCGCTCGCGCATGCCGGCGTCGACCATGTCGCCGCGCTGTGGGAGGTGGCCTATTTCATCACGGGGCTGATCGCGGCGCTCTCGGTCGCGGCGGTGACCTGGGTGTTCATTGCCGGCCAAAGGCTGGCGCAGCTGCCGGCCGATTTCCGCGCAATGAACCCGGGGCTCCGCCTGCTGCTGCTGGTCGCAATCGGCACCATCTTGTTTCCGGCGATCGTGTCGCTTGCGATCGGCACCGACCTGCCCTCGCTCTGGGCGGTGCAGGGCCTCTTCCTGTTCATCGTGCTGATCGTGTGCGGAACGAGCTACCCGATCGAGCGCTTCTACGCGGTCAACCTGACCGTCATGGTGGCGGGCATTGCCATTCTCGCGGTTGCCGCCGGCGCGCCGATCCACGCGCTCTATCGCCACGCTTACGGTTATGAAGAGGGCCGCAGCTTCTATCATGCGATCGCGACCGAGCTCACCGCACGGTGGCACCATGCGGTCGGGACGCCGCTCGTCTCGGTCAGCGGCGACGACGCACTCGCCTTCGCTGCCGCCTTCTACAGCCCGGATCATCCGTTCTATGCCCGGCCGTTCGCCTATCAGTACACTTGGGGTTTGCCGCGCAAGACCACGCTCGATCGCGGCTGGGCCGCATTGTGCTTCGCAGACCAGGCGGACTGCCTGAGCTGGATGGCACGCACGGCGTCGCGCGCCACCAACCTCTTTCGTTCCGAGTTCGATGCGCAGGCAACGTTGCTGGGCAGGCCCGGCCGGACGCGCCGAGTCGTGTTGCTGATCGTACCGCCCTCCCGCGAAACCGCCCCGGTGCAGCCCGGCGTCGAGGATTTCAGCTCGAGCCGCCGCACGCGCGACTGA
- a CDS encoding endonuclease domain-containing protein, with the protein MVDPEHPDWKVSEGLRSNARALRKNATDVERILWSELRGNRLNGAVFRRQVPIDNYIADFVCHAAKLVIELDGGQHFSDEGERADAARSAVIEAKGFKVLRFSNLDVMTNRAGVLETIAAAIAERAPTLTLPRKRERGQEKSSS; encoded by the coding sequence ATGGTCGATCCCGAACATCCGGACTGGAAGGTCTCCGAGGGACTCCGTTCCAACGCACGTGCGCTTCGCAAGAATGCGACCGATGTCGAGCGAATCCTCTGGTCTGAGCTGCGCGGCAATCGACTGAACGGTGCAGTCTTCCGCCGTCAGGTGCCAATCGACAACTACATCGCCGATTTCGTCTGCCACGCGGCAAAGCTCGTGATCGAGCTCGACGGCGGTCAACACTTTTCAGACGAAGGAGAACGCGCCGATGCCGCGCGCTCGGCCGTTATCGAAGCGAAAGGCTTCAAGGTGCTTCGCTTCAGCAATCTCGACGTCATGACAAATCGTGCAGGCGTCCTCGAAACAATCGCCGCTGCCATCGCGGAGAGAGCCCCCACCCTAACCCTCCCCCGCAAGCGGGAGAGGGGACAAGAGAAATCATCGTCATGA
- a CDS encoding lipo-like protein, with translation MLDTVGKWIAGYLSKEVPGYEPFTPSDPDHLRGIIQEGDVLLVEGNNRISGIIKYLTQSTWSHAALFVGPIDGAFEPDGEQHVLIEANVGEGVTSAPLSKYFTYHTRLCRPVGLSYEDRTTVCRYAINRIGFGYDTKNIVDLARYLFPLPIPQRWRRRMIAFGSGDPTKIICSALIAQAFDAVRYPILPKITRAASRKARREILHIRDSSLYMPRDFDISPYFEIVKPTIVHGFDYTALHWADKQKPLQEVAGEFSVFPEHRSPPLVPEAIDEEAPLPAAEVMAAEPTRG, from the coding sequence ATGCTCGATACCGTCGGTAAATGGATCGCGGGGTACCTGTCGAAGGAAGTGCCCGGCTACGAGCCGTTCACGCCGAGCGACCCCGACCATTTGCGTGGCATCATCCAGGAGGGCGATGTCCTGCTGGTCGAGGGCAACAACCGGATCTCCGGCATCATCAAATACCTGACGCAGTCGACCTGGTCGCACGCCGCACTGTTTGTCGGACCGATCGACGGCGCGTTCGAGCCTGACGGCGAACAACACGTGCTGATCGAGGCCAATGTCGGCGAGGGCGTGACCTCCGCGCCGCTGTCGAAATATTTCACCTACCACACACGGCTCTGCCGGCCGGTCGGGCTGTCCTACGAGGACCGCACCACGGTGTGCCGCTACGCCATCAACCGGATCGGCTTCGGTTACGACACCAAGAACATCGTCGACCTCGCGCGCTATCTGTTTCCGCTGCCGATCCCGCAGCGCTGGCGGCGGCGCATGATCGCGTTCGGCTCCGGCGATCCGACCAAGATCATCTGCTCGGCGCTGATCGCGCAGGCCTTCGACGCCGTGCGCTATCCGATCCTGCCCAAGATCACCCGCGCCGCCAGCCGCAAGGCGCGCCGCGAGATCCTGCATATCCGCGATTCCTCGCTCTACATGCCGCGCGACTTCGACATCTCGCCTTATTTCGAAATCGTCAAACCCACCATCGTGCACGGTTTCGACTACACGGCCCTGCACTGGGCCGACAAGCAGAAGCCGCTCCAGGAGGTAGCGGGCGAATTCAGTGTGTTTCCAGAGCACAGGTCGCCGCCGCTTGTTCCTGAAGCGATTGACGAAGAGGCGCCGCTTCCGGCTGCGGAAGTGATGGCCGCGGAGCCCACGCGGGGATAG
- a CDS encoding TonB-dependent receptor: MTSPAQAPPKRARPSQRPRHAAAGGHRPAALPPSPPNSPNDGITAGAATIPAANLQPAAASERQISGEQLNARPVSRVGEVLEAVPGLIVTQHSGEGKANQYFLRGFNLDHGTDLAISVDGMPVNMLTHGHGQGYADINFLIPELIQSVDVRKGPYYADKGDFASAGAVDINYLDRLSKNIVELTAGSFGYQRAMAAGSTKVGDGTLLAAFEANKYNGPWDVPDDVRKLNGVLRYSQGTATDGFSLTAMAYSNGWNSTDQVAQRAIDQGLIGRYGSLDPTDGGTSSRFSLSGNWAQSSDYGQTKLNAYVIRSSLQLYNDFTYFLDDPVNGDQFSQTDRRTVYGFDASHAADIRIAGIDTQARVGVQTRYDDINVGLFKTAQREILSTVRNDQVQEGSVALWADTTARWTDWLRTTVGIREDYFAGHVLSDTPQNSGNAQAAMTSPKAGIVLGPWSKTEFYGNAGFGLHSNDIRGATITVDPNDKVTPLERVPLLVRSKGAEFGIRTRAVDGLTSSLAVFVLDFDSELLFVGDAGTTEPSRPSRRVGVEWTNQYKLLPWMSLDLDLAYTRARFTDFDPVGNFIPGAPSWVASGGVTFGRDTGWFGSLRARYFGPRPLIEDDSVRSLSSFIVNARAGYKFDNGMRLQLDVLNLFNAQTNQIEYYYLSRLPGEPIDGVADRHVHPAEPLAVRLTLAATF; encoded by the coding sequence GTGACGTCGCCTGCTCAAGCGCCGCCCAAGCGCGCCAGGCCGTCCCAACGCCCGCGCCATGCTGCCGCCGGCGGCCACAGGCCCGCAGCGCTGCCACCGAGTCCGCCGAATTCCCCGAACGACGGAATCACCGCCGGCGCTGCGACGATCCCTGCCGCCAATCTGCAACCCGCCGCAGCCAGCGAGCGGCAGATCAGCGGCGAGCAGTTGAACGCGCGGCCGGTCTCGCGCGTCGGCGAAGTCCTGGAGGCGGTGCCGGGCCTGATCGTCACCCAGCACTCCGGCGAAGGCAAAGCCAACCAGTATTTTCTGCGCGGCTTCAATCTCGATCACGGCACCGATCTCGCCATCAGCGTCGACGGCATGCCGGTCAACATGCTGACCCATGGCCACGGCCAGGGCTATGCCGACATCAACTTCCTGATTCCGGAGCTGATCCAGTCGGTCGACGTCCGAAAGGGGCCGTATTATGCCGACAAGGGTGACTTCGCGTCCGCCGGCGCTGTCGACATCAACTACCTCGATCGGCTCTCGAAGAACATCGTGGAGCTGACCGCCGGCAGTTTCGGCTATCAGCGCGCGATGGCCGCAGGCTCGACGAAGGTGGGCGACGGCACGCTGCTCGCAGCTTTCGAGGCCAACAAGTACAACGGCCCGTGGGACGTGCCCGACGACGTCCGCAAGCTCAACGGCGTGCTGCGCTACAGCCAGGGCACCGCGACCGACGGCTTCTCGCTGACCGCAATGGCCTACTCCAACGGCTGGAATTCGACCGACCAGGTGGCGCAGCGCGCCATCGACCAGGGCCTGATCGGCCGCTACGGCTCGCTCGATCCGACCGACGGCGGCACGTCGAGCCGCTTCAGCCTGTCAGGCAATTGGGCGCAGTCGAGCGATTACGGACAGACCAAGCTCAACGCCTATGTGATCCGCTCGTCGCTGCAGCTCTACAACGACTTCACCTACTTCCTCGACGATCCCGTCAATGGCGACCAGTTCAGCCAGACCGACAGGCGCACCGTCTACGGCTTCGATGCCAGCCATGCCGCCGATATTCGCATCGCGGGCATCGATACCCAGGCCCGGGTCGGCGTGCAGACCCGCTACGACGACATCAATGTCGGCCTGTTCAAGACCGCGCAGCGCGAGATCCTGTCCACGGTGCGCAACGACCAGGTGCAGGAGGGCAGCGTCGCGCTGTGGGCCGATACCACCGCGCGCTGGACCGACTGGCTGCGTACCACGGTCGGCATTCGCGAGGATTATTTTGCCGGCCATGTGCTGAGCGACACGCCGCAGAACTCCGGCAACGCGCAGGCGGCGATGACGAGCCCGAAGGCCGGCATCGTGCTCGGTCCGTGGTCCAAGACCGAGTTCTACGGCAATGCGGGGTTCGGCCTGCATTCCAACGATATCAGGGGCGCGACCATCACGGTCGATCCCAACGACAAGGTGACGCCGCTCGAACGCGTGCCGCTGCTGGTGCGCTCGAAGGGCGCCGAGTTCGGCATCCGTACCAGGGCGGTCGACGGGCTGACCTCGTCGCTTGCGGTATTCGTGCTCGACTTCGATTCCGAACTGCTGTTCGTCGGTGACGCCGGTACCACCGAGCCGAGCCGGCCGAGCCGGCGCGTGGGCGTCGAGTGGACCAATCAATACAAATTGCTGCCTTGGATGAGCCTCGACCTTGATCTGGCCTATACCCGCGCTCGCTTCACCGATTTTGATCCGGTCGGCAATTTCATTCCGGGGGCGCCTAGCTGGGTCGCCAGCGGCGGCGTTACCTTCGGCCGCGATACCGGCTGGTTCGGCAGCCTGCGTGCCCGCTATTTCGGCCCGCGCCCGCTGATCGAGGACGACAGCGTCCGCTCGCTGTCGTCGTTCATCGTCAACGCCCGCGCCGGCTATAAGTTCGACAATGGGATGCGGCTGCAGCTCGACGTCCTCAATCTCTTCAACGCACAGACCAATCAGATCGAGTATTACTATCTCTCCCGTCTGCCGGGGGAGCCGATCGACGGCGTCGCGGACCGTCATGTGCATCCTGCTGAGCCGCTTGCCGTCCGGCTGACGCTGGCGGCAACGTTCTGA
- the pheS gene encoding phenylalanine--tRNA ligase subunit alpha, with protein sequence MSDLATLETSILDQIASAADEAALEAVRVAALGKKGSISALLATLGKMSPDERKTEGAKINLAKDAVTQALAARRDVLKAAALDSRLAAETIDVTLPLRDAPAETGRIHPLSQVWDELTTIFADMGFAVAEGPDIETDDYNFTKLNFPEGHPAREMHDTFFFNPKDDGSRMLLRTHTSPVQVRTMLSQKPPIRIICPGRTYRIDSDATHTPQFHQVEGLVIDKGSHLGHLKWILHEFCKAFFEVDHINMRFRPSFFPFTEPSLEVDIQCRRDKGEIRFGEGEDWMEILGCGMVHPNVLRACGIDPDVYQGFAWGMGIDRIAMLKYGIADLRQLFENDIRWLNHYGFKPLDIPTIAGGLSS encoded by the coding sequence GCGGTGCGCGTTGCAGCCCTCGGCAAGAAGGGCTCGATCTCGGCTTTGCTCGCCACCCTTGGCAAGATGTCGCCGGACGAGCGCAAGACCGAGGGCGCGAAGATCAACCTCGCCAAGGATGCGGTGACGCAGGCGCTCGCGGCCAGGCGCGACGTGCTGAAGGCGGCCGCGCTCGATTCGCGTCTCGCCGCCGAGACCATCGACGTCACGCTGCCGCTGCGCGATGCGCCGGCGGAGACCGGCCGTATCCATCCGCTGAGCCAGGTGTGGGACGAGCTCACCACCATCTTCGCCGACATGGGCTTTGCGGTCGCCGAAGGTCCCGACATCGAGACCGACGACTACAACTTCACCAAGCTGAACTTCCCCGAAGGCCATCCGGCCCGCGAGATGCACGACACCTTCTTCTTCAATCCGAAGGACGATGGTTCGCGCATGCTGTTGCGCACCCACACCTCGCCGGTGCAGGTGCGCACGATGCTGAGCCAGAAGCCGCCGATCCGCATCATCTGCCCGGGCCGCACCTATCGCATCGACTCAGATGCGACCCACACGCCGCAATTCCATCAGGTCGAAGGCCTCGTGATCGACAAGGGCTCGCATCTCGGCCACCTCAAATGGATCCTGCACGAATTCTGCAAGGCGTTCTTCGAGGTCGACCACATCAACATGCGGTTCCGACCGTCGTTCTTCCCGTTCACCGAGCCGTCGCTCGAGGTCGACATCCAGTGCCGCCGCGACAAGGGCGAGATCCGCTTCGGCGAGGGCGAGGACTGGATGGAGATTCTCGGCTGCGGCATGGTGCACCCGAACGTGCTGCGCGCCTGCGGCATCGACCCCGACGTCTACCAGGGCTTTGCCTGGGGCATGGGCATCGACCGCATCGCGATGCTGAAATACGGCATCGCCGACCTCCGCCAGCTGTTCGAGAACGACATCCGCTGGCTCAACCACTACGGCTTCAAGCCGCTCGACATCCCGACCATCGCGGGGGGATTGAGTTCGTGA
- a CDS encoding MBL fold metallo-hydrolase: protein MIDRRTTLKLALGSAAMLASPVVRAQNAKPRTRIVFLGTKGGPRVGIGAANPANLLVVNDTPFVIDCGMGVSRQLVTAGVPIPSVKYIFISHHHSDHNLEYGNLFYNAWAAGLSTPIHSFGPKGIEAMTREYWELNKFDVETRIADEGRPDPRKLLIAKDITDDGVVLKTSDVTVTAFRTPHPPITDNFAYKFETPDGVVVFSSDTAYNPKLAEFAKGADVLVHECLYIPAVDRLVAKTKNGATLKKHLLDSHTSTEDVGRIAAAAGVKTLVLSHFVPGDDPDVTDDDWTRDVKTNFKGRIVVAKDLMELKLPV from the coding sequence ATGATCGATCGCCGCACTACACTGAAACTGGCGCTCGGCAGCGCCGCCATGCTCGCGTCGCCTGTCGTGCGCGCGCAGAATGCAAAACCACGCACCCGGATCGTGTTCCTCGGCACCAAGGGTGGCCCGCGCGTCGGCATCGGCGCTGCCAATCCAGCCAATCTGCTCGTCGTCAACGACACCCCCTTTGTCATTGATTGCGGCATGGGCGTCAGCCGGCAGCTGGTCACCGCCGGCGTGCCGATTCCCTCGGTGAAATACATCTTCATCAGCCATCACCATTCCGACCACAATCTCGAATACGGCAATCTGTTCTACAACGCCTGGGCAGCGGGCCTTTCGACGCCGATCCATTCGTTCGGTCCCAAAGGCATCGAGGCGATGACCCGGGAATATTGGGAGCTGAACAAGTTCGACGTCGAGACCCGGATCGCGGATGAAGGCCGCCCCGACCCGCGCAAGCTCCTGATCGCGAAAGACATCACCGACGATGGCGTGGTGCTGAAGACATCGGATGTCACGGTCACCGCGTTCCGCACGCCGCATCCGCCGATCACGGACAACTTCGCCTACAAGTTCGAGACGCCGGATGGCGTCGTCGTGTTCTCCAGCGACACCGCCTACAATCCGAAGCTCGCCGAGTTCGCCAAAGGTGCCGACGTGCTGGTGCACGAATGCCTCTATATCCCGGCGGTCGATCGCCTCGTCGCAAAGACCAAGAACGGCGCGACTCTGAAGAAGCACCTGCTCGACAGCCACACCTCGACCGAAGACGTCGGCCGCATCGCCGCTGCCGCCGGCGTCAAAACGCTGGTGCTGAGCCACTTCGTCCCCGGCGACGACCCCGATGTCACCGACGACGACTGGACCCGTGACGTAAAGACGAACTTCAAGGGCCGGATCGTGGTCGCGAAGGATCTGATGGAGCTGAAGCTGCCGGTGTGA
- a CDS encoding phenylalanine--tRNA ligase subunit beta, producing the protein MKFTLSWLKEHLETDEPLEKLADKLTMIGLEVENIEDKAKALAPFTIARVISAEQHPNADRLRVCMVDTGDGGAPVQVVCGAPNARAGLISVFSPPGTYIPGKDITLGVGTIRGVESRGMLCSAAELQISEDHDGIMELPGDAPLGKGYADWAGLGDPMIEINLTPNRQDCTGVHGIARDLAAADMGKFKDPGIKPIKGEFPCPVQVKVEDATLCPGFALRLVRGVKNGPSPEWLQKRLTSIGLRPINALVDITNFMTYDRARPLHVFDAKKVTGNLTVRRAKDGETLLALDGRTYTLDSNVCVIADEHGVESLAGIMGGEASGCDDNTTDVLIESALWNEINIAQTGRKLGINSDARYRFERGVDPAFMVPGLELATRLVLELCGGTPSENVVVGKQFGEDRVIDFPLTEVKRLAGIEVPLVEVKLILTRLGFMLAGTGPVVKVAVPSWRTDVQGKADIVEEIVRIVGVDKVPMTPFERGEEPRKPVLTPMQLRTRRAKRALGARGMVEAVTWSFITNDAAKLFGGGQSELVLANPIAADLSDMRPSLLPGLVAAVQANINRGTPDVALFEVGQVFRGDRPEDQLVAASGVRHGYASSKGIGRHWTGAATADAMDAKADAFAVLAAAGAPVQALQIVPGGPAWLHPGRSGTIQIGPQNVLGYFGELHPRAAEALGADGPMIVFEVILERIPQGKQRATRAKPVLELSAFQPVSRDFAFIVDRSVKAGDIVRAAQNVDKKLITDVTVFDVYEGKGIDSDKKSIAIAVTIQPREKTMTDQEIDAVAAKVVAEVTKKTGGTLRA; encoded by the coding sequence ATGAAGTTCACCCTCTCCTGGCTGAAGGAACATCTCGAGACCGACGAGCCGCTCGAGAAGCTCGCCGACAAGCTCACCATGATCGGGCTCGAGGTCGAGAACATCGAGGACAAGGCGAAGGCGCTTGCGCCGTTCACCATCGCGCGCGTGATCTCGGCCGAGCAGCATCCGAATGCCGACCGGCTGCGCGTCTGCATGGTCGACACCGGCGACGGCGGCGCGCCGGTGCAAGTGGTGTGCGGCGCGCCGAACGCCCGTGCGGGGCTGATCAGCGTGTTCTCGCCGCCCGGCACCTATATCCCCGGCAAGGACATCACGCTCGGCGTCGGCACCATCCGCGGCGTCGAGAGCCGCGGCATGCTGTGCTCGGCGGCTGAGTTGCAGATCTCGGAAGATCACGACGGCATCATGGAGCTGCCGGGCGACGCGCCGCTCGGCAAGGGCTATGCCGATTGGGCCGGGCTCGGCGATCCCATGATCGAGATCAACCTGACGCCGAACCGGCAGGACTGCACCGGCGTGCACGGCATTGCGCGCGATCTCGCCGCCGCCGACATGGGCAAGTTCAAGGATCCCGGGATCAAGCCGATCAAGGGCGAATTCCCCTGCCCGGTCCAGGTCAAGGTGGAAGACGCCACGCTGTGCCCGGGCTTCGCGCTGCGGCTGGTGCGCGGCGTCAAGAACGGTCCGTCGCCGGAATGGCTGCAGAAGCGGCTGACCTCGATCGGCCTGCGCCCGATCAACGCGCTGGTCGACATCACCAACTTCATGACCTACGACCGCGCCCGCCCGCTGCACGTGTTCGACGCCAAGAAGGTGACGGGCAACCTCACGGTCCGCCGCGCCAAAGACGGCGAGACGTTGCTCGCGCTTGACGGCCGCACCTACACGCTCGACAGCAATGTCTGCGTGATCGCGGACGAGCACGGCGTCGAATCGCTCGCCGGCATCATGGGCGGCGAGGCCTCGGGCTGCGACGACAACACGACGGATGTACTGATTGAGTCCGCGCTGTGGAACGAGATCAACATCGCGCAGACCGGCCGCAAGCTCGGGATCAATTCGGACGCGCGCTATCGCTTCGAGCGCGGTGTCGATCCGGCCTTCATGGTGCCCGGGCTCGAGCTCGCGACCCGGCTGGTGCTGGAGCTGTGCGGTGGCACGCCGTCCGAGAACGTCGTGGTCGGCAAGCAGTTCGGCGAGGATCGCGTCATCGATTTCCCGCTCACCGAGGTCAAGCGGCTTGCCGGGATCGAGGTGCCGCTGGTCGAGGTGAAGCTGATCCTGACCCGGCTCGGCTTCATGCTGGCCGGTACCGGCCCTGTGGTGAAGGTCGCAGTTCCGTCCTGGCGCACCGACGTGCAGGGCAAGGCCGACATCGTCGAGGAGATCGTGCGCATCGTCGGTGTCGACAAGGTGCCGATGACGCCGTTCGAGCGCGGCGAGGAGCCGCGCAAGCCGGTGCTGACGCCGATGCAGCTGCGCACCCGCCGCGCCAAGCGCGCGCTCGGCGCCCGCGGCATGGTGGAAGCCGTCACCTGGTCGTTCATCACCAATGATGCGGCAAAACTGTTCGGCGGCGGCCAGAGCGAGCTCGTGCTCGCCAATCCGATCGCGGCCGATCTCTCCGACATGCGGCCGAGCCTGCTGCCCGGCCTTGTCGCGGCCGTTCAGGCCAATATCAACCGCGGCACGCCCGACGTCGCGCTGTTCGAGGTCGGCCAGGTGTTCCGTGGCGATCGTCCAGAAGACCAGCTGGTGGCCGCTTCCGGGGTGCGCCATGGCTACGCTTCGTCGAAGGGGATCGGACGGCACTGGACCGGTGCGGCCACGGCGGATGCGATGGATGCCAAGGCCGACGCCTTCGCCGTGCTGGCAGCTGCCGGCGCGCCGGTGCAGGCGCTGCAGATCGTGCCGGGCGGCCCTGCCTGGCTGCATCCGGGGCGTTCCGGCACCATCCAGATCGGTCCACAGAACGTGCTCGGCTATTTCGGCGAGCTGCATCCGCGCGCGGCCGAGGCGCTCGGCGCCGACGGCCCGATGATCGTGTTCGAGGTGATCCTCGAACGCATCCCGCAGGGCAAGCAGCGGGCGACGCGCGCCAAGCCGGTGCTGGAGCTCTCGGCATTCCAGCCGGTGTCGCGCGACTTCGCCTTCATCGTCGACCGCAGCGTCAAGGCGGGCGACATCGTCCGCGCAGCGCAGAATGTCGACAAGAAGCTGATCACTGACGTGACCGTGTTCGACGTCTACGAAGGCAAGGGCATCGATTCCGACAAGAAATCGATCGCGATCGCGGTGACGATCCAGCCGCGCGAGAAGACGATGACCGACCAGGAGATCGACGCGGTTGCGGCAAAGGTCGTTGCCGAAGTCACCAAGAAGACCGGCGGCACGCTGCGGGCGTGA